The following are encoded in a window of Kitasatospora fiedleri genomic DNA:
- a CDS encoding helix-turn-helix domain-containing protein: MARRPRPVDPADGPVPAFAHDLRLVRERAGNPTYRVLAERAGFGATTLSDAAGGVRLPSLEVTQAYVGACGGDVEEWTRRWNELDRELGRGAGTPSPSPAAENAADTTPAAAEKPTVEGATADDAPGSGSDSGSGSGDVVTGAVPLSGHPSAETVHDGRRPRWTTAGTAALLVLTVVLALVAARTSGFGRSRSATENALTSTVSAANATPNPNAADCPAATATPSTAVFSGTTYIESTRLRAGASLSADVVLQLPAGCRLQLTGFCLGDTVIDATSGSPDVRWFRTATGGYVSSAVIHGNPPADLQPTDCPDAVAPPASITLTVTPAPGSGQTPGRYELHATGDRLGIVGYAAYLPRTGSTSQWQQIGMSADASAGFPVPWQPGPPPDGTDPQTAVEMVAVACFGGEGPSSVADQRLVPRTATAPLQVAELGETELARARKAACRYPDTARG; encoded by the coding sequence GTGGCCCGCAGACCGCGTCCAGTCGATCCCGCCGACGGGCCCGTCCCCGCCTTCGCCCACGACCTCCGGCTGGTCCGGGAACGGGCCGGCAACCCCACCTACCGCGTGCTCGCCGAACGGGCCGGATTCGGCGCCACCACCCTCAGCGACGCGGCCGGCGGCGTCCGGCTGCCCAGCCTGGAGGTGACCCAGGCCTACGTCGGGGCCTGCGGCGGCGACGTCGAGGAGTGGACGCGGCGCTGGAACGAACTCGACCGTGAACTCGGCCGCGGGGCCGGGACCCCGTCCCCGTCCCCGGCCGCGGAGAATGCGGCGGATACCACACCGGCGGCTGCGGAGAAGCCGACCGTTGAGGGGGCTACGGCGGACGACGCCCCGGGCTCGGGCTCAGACTCGGGTTCGGGTTCGGGCGACGTCGTCACCGGAGCGGTGCCGCTGTCCGGACACCCGTCGGCCGAGACGGTGCACGACGGTCGACGGCCGCGCTGGACGACCGCCGGCACGGCCGCCCTGCTCGTCCTCACCGTCGTCCTGGCGCTGGTCGCGGCACGGACGTCCGGTTTCGGCCGCAGCCGGAGCGCGACCGAGAACGCCCTGACCTCGACCGTCTCCGCCGCGAACGCGACGCCGAACCCCAACGCGGCCGACTGTCCGGCCGCCACCGCCACACCGTCCACGGCCGTGTTCTCCGGCACGACCTACATCGAGAGCACCCGGCTGCGCGCCGGAGCCAGCCTCAGCGCCGACGTCGTCCTCCAACTGCCCGCGGGCTGCCGCCTCCAGCTCACCGGCTTCTGCCTGGGCGACACGGTGATCGACGCCACCTCCGGCTCGCCCGACGTCCGCTGGTTCAGGACCGCGACCGGCGGCTACGTCTCCTCCGCCGTGATCCACGGCAACCCGCCCGCCGACCTCCAACCCACCGACTGTCCCGATGCGGTGGCACCGCCCGCCTCGATCACACTCACCGTCACACCGGCACCCGGCTCCGGCCAAACGCCCGGCCGCTACGAACTCCACGCCACCGGAGACCGCCTGGGCATCGTCGGCTACGCCGCGTACCTGCCCAGGACGGGCAGCACGTCCCAGTGGCAGCAGATCGGCATGTCCGCGGACGCCTCCGCCGGGTTCCCCGTGCCCTGGCAGCCCGGCCCGCCCCCGGACGGCACCGACCCGCAGACCGCCGTGGAGATGGTGGCCGTCGCCTGCTTCGGCGGCGAGGGCCCCAGCAGCGTCGCCGACCAACGCCTGGTCCCCCGCACGGCCACCGCCCCCCTCCAGGTCGCCGAACTCGGCGAGACCGAACTCGCCCGCGCCCGCAAGGCCGCCTGCCGCTACCCGGACACCGCCCGCGGCTGA
- a CDS encoding spore-associated protein A, whose protein sequence is MRKLMGRATAAALLSAASVAGVVLAPGTAEAASYNSACGSGYREIDHLTLNGYGTVFLTYSSSTGKNCVVTVRNQPGAALYMNALVRLAGSADWIGDYGDYTTYAGPVYVSAAGRCIDWGGEIETAYEYRLSVHCG, encoded by the coding sequence TTGCGCAAGCTCATGGGCCGCGCCACCGCGGCCGCCCTCCTGTCGGCGGCCTCGGTGGCCGGCGTGGTCCTGGCCCCCGGCACCGCGGAGGCGGCCTCCTACAACAGCGCCTGCGGCAGCGGGTACCGGGAGATCGACCACCTCACGCTGAACGGCTACGGCACGGTCTTCCTGACCTACAGCAGCTCGACCGGGAAGAACTGCGTCGTGACCGTCCGGAACCAGCCGGGCGCCGCCCTCTACATGAACGCCCTGGTCAGGCTGGCCGGTTCGGCGGACTGGATCGGCGACTACGGCGACTACACCACCTACGCGGGCCCGGTGTACGTCTCCGCGGCCGGCCGGTGCATCGACTGGGGCGGCGAGATCGAGACCGCCTACGAGTACCGCCTGAGCGTCCACTGCGGCTGA
- a CDS encoding DMT family transporter — protein sequence MSSFPSSHSSALPARRGLLYVALAATAWGTAGAAAALLFPRSGLGPLALTFWRSVGGVAVLLALRPFTGRADRPAPRPAAGRVLLNGLGLTLFQSAYFLAVRDTGLAVATVVTLGAAPVLVALGGRLLMGERLGRAGLAAVAGAVLGLGVLVLGDGSGSGSGGVEPAGLAWALASAAGYAAITVATRHRASRTAVPDDPATTTLWSFAVCAVCLFPFALAEGPLPSTGALPSTLLLLGYLATVPTALAYALYFAGAAVIRAATASVVALIEPLSATVFAAAVLDEPLTPAALLGTAVLLLSVTALARAELRAG from the coding sequence GTGTCCTCGTTCCCTTCCTCGCACTCCTCCGCCCTGCCCGCGCGGCGGGGCCTGCTCTACGTCGCCCTCGCCGCCACCGCCTGGGGCACCGCCGGGGCGGCGGCCGCGCTGCTGTTCCCGCGCAGCGGCCTGGGGCCGCTCGCGCTCACGTTCTGGCGCTCGGTCGGCGGCGTGGCGGTGCTGCTGGCGCTGCGCCCGTTCACCGGGCGGGCGGACCGGCCCGCACCGCGCCCCGCCGCAGGCCGGGTCCTGCTCAACGGGCTGGGGCTGACCCTGTTCCAGAGCGCGTACTTCCTGGCCGTCCGGGACACCGGGCTGGCCGTCGCCACCGTGGTCACGCTGGGGGCGGCGCCGGTGCTGGTGGCGCTCGGCGGGCGGCTGCTGATGGGTGAGCGGCTGGGCCGGGCCGGACTGGCCGCGGTGGCCGGGGCGGTGCTGGGCCTGGGCGTGCTGGTGCTGGGCGACGGCTCCGGCTCCGGCTCCGGCGGGGTCGAACCGGCGGGCCTGGCCTGGGCGCTGGCCTCGGCGGCGGGCTACGCGGCGATCACGGTGGCCACCCGCCACCGGGCCTCGCGCACCGCCGTCCCGGACGACCCGGCGACCACCACCCTGTGGTCGTTCGCGGTCTGCGCGGTGTGCCTGTTCCCGTTCGCGCTGGCCGAGGGCCCGCTGCCGTCCACCGGCGCGCTGCCCTCGACGCTGCTGCTGCTCGGCTACCTGGCCACCGTGCCGACCGCGCTCGCGTACGCGCTGTACTTCGCGGGCGCGGCGGTGATCCGGGCCGCGACGGCCTCGGTGGTGGCGCTGATCGAGCCGCTCAGCGCCACGGTGTTCGCCGCCGCCGTGCTGGACGAACCGCTCACCCCGGCGGCGCTGCTGGGCACGGCGGTGTTGCTGCTGTCGGTGACGGCGCTGGCCCGGGCCGAGCTGCGCGCGGGCTGA
- a CDS encoding ABC transporter ATP-binding protein encodes MNPVNPANPANPAKKPPAPALDAELRVTRGTFTLDVPLAAEPGEVLALLGPNGAGKSTALRALAGLLPLTDGHLHLDGTPLDSPADGVFRPAEQRPIGVVFQDYLLFPHLSALDNVAFGPRSRGLRRAAARAEALPWLERMGLAEHAGHRPAKLSGGQAQRVALARALAVRPRLLLLDEPLAALDARTRLDVRAELRRHLAEFEAVAVLVTHDPLDAMVLADRLVVIESGRVVQTGRPAEVARHPRTDYIARLVGLNLYQGTAAGRQVTLPEGQVLSTDEEVTGPAFVAFPPDAVTLHRHRPETSARNLFPCTVAGLDLHGDRFRVDLTGPLPLAADLTPTAAAELDLTPGTRVWAAVKATQTHAYPA; translated from the coding sequence GTGAACCCCGTGAACCCCGCGAACCCCGCGAACCCCGCGAAGAAGCCTCCCGCTCCCGCCCTGGACGCCGAACTGCGCGTCACCCGGGGCACGTTCACCCTCGACGTGCCGCTGGCCGCCGAGCCCGGCGAGGTGCTCGCCCTGCTCGGCCCGAACGGCGCGGGCAAGTCCACCGCGCTGCGCGCCCTGGCCGGGCTGCTGCCGCTCACCGACGGGCACCTGCACCTGGACGGCACTCCGCTGGACTCCCCCGCGGACGGCGTGTTCCGGCCCGCCGAGCAGCGGCCGATCGGCGTGGTCTTCCAGGACTACCTGCTCTTCCCGCACCTGTCCGCGCTCGACAACGTCGCCTTCGGCCCGCGCAGCCGGGGTCTGCGCCGGGCCGCCGCGCGCGCCGAGGCGCTGCCCTGGCTGGAGCGGATGGGCCTGGCCGAGCACGCCGGACACCGCCCCGCGAAGCTCTCCGGCGGCCAGGCCCAGCGGGTCGCGCTGGCCCGGGCGCTGGCCGTCCGGCCGCGGCTGCTGCTGCTGGACGAGCCGCTGGCCGCGCTGGACGCCCGCACCCGGCTCGACGTCCGGGCCGAACTCCGCCGCCACCTGGCCGAGTTCGAGGCCGTCGCGGTGCTGGTCACGCACGACCCGCTGGACGCCATGGTGCTCGCCGACCGCCTCGTGGTGATCGAGTCCGGCCGGGTCGTGCAGACCGGCCGCCCGGCCGAGGTGGCCCGCCACCCGCGCACCGACTACATCGCCCGGCTGGTCGGCCTCAACCTCTACCAGGGCACCGCCGCCGGCCGGCAGGTCACCCTCCCCGAGGGCCAGGTCCTCAGCACCGACGAGGAGGTGACCGGCCCGGCGTTCGTCGCCTTCCCGCCCGACGCGGTCACCCTGCACCGGCACCGCCCCGAGACCAGCGCCCGCAACCTCTTCCCCTGCACCGTCGCCGGCCTCGACCTGCACGGCGACCGCTTCCGGGTCGACCTCACCGGCCCCCTCCCGCTGGCCGCCGACCTCACCCCCACCGCCGCCGCCGAGCTCGACCTCACCCCCGGCACCCGCGTCTGGGCCGCCGTCAAGGCCACCCAGACCCACGCCTACCCGGCCTGA
- a CDS encoding ABC transporter permease: MTRPGTPRTTPAPHPRGRRRPRGAGRVPAALLLPALLGLAFLVLPLLGLLVRAPWSALPSLLTGTEVWQALKLSLLSATLATGVALVLGVPLAWLLARTEFPGRRLVRALVTLPLVLPPVVGGVALLLVLGRNGILGRWLDAWTGVTLPFTTTGVVVAEAFVAMPFLVISVEGALRAADPRYEEAAATLGASRLTAFRRVTLPLVAPGIGAGAVLAWARALGEFGATITFAGNFPGRTQTMPLAVYLAMESDPEAAIALSLILLTVSVAVLAGLRDRWMSTP, encoded by the coding sequence GTGACCCGGCCCGGCACCCCCCGCACCACACCCGCACCACACCCCCGGGGCCGGCGGCGGCCCCGGGGGGCCGGGCGGGTCCCCGCCGCGCTGCTGCTGCCCGCGCTGCTCGGCCTGGCCTTCCTGGTCCTGCCGCTGCTCGGGCTGCTGGTGCGCGCGCCGTGGAGCGCGCTGCCCTCGCTGCTGACCGGCACCGAGGTGTGGCAGGCGCTCAAGCTCTCGCTGCTCTCGGCGACCCTGGCCACCGGCGTCGCGCTGGTGCTGGGCGTGCCGCTGGCCTGGCTGCTGGCCCGCACCGAGTTCCCCGGGCGGCGGCTGGTGCGCGCCCTGGTCACCCTGCCGCTGGTGCTGCCCCCGGTGGTCGGCGGCGTGGCGCTGCTGCTGGTGCTCGGCCGCAACGGCATCCTGGGCCGCTGGCTGGACGCCTGGACCGGCGTCACCCTCCCGTTCACCACCACCGGCGTGGTGGTGGCCGAGGCGTTCGTCGCGATGCCGTTCCTGGTGATCAGCGTGGAGGGCGCGCTGCGCGCCGCCGACCCGCGCTACGAGGAGGCCGCGGCCACCCTCGGCGCCTCCCGGCTGACCGCGTTCCGCCGGGTCACCCTGCCGCTGGTCGCCCCCGGCATCGGGGCCGGTGCGGTGCTGGCCTGGGCCCGGGCGCTGGGCGAGTTCGGCGCGACCATCACCTTCGCCGGGAACTTCCCCGGCCGGACCCAGACCATGCCGCTGGCGGTCTACCTGGCCATGGAGTCCGACCCGGAGGCGGCCATCGCGCTCAGCCTGATCCTGCTCACCGTCTCCGTCGCCGTCCTCGCCGGGCTGCGCGACCGTTGGATGTCCACCCCGTGA
- the modA gene encoding molybdate ABC transporter substrate-binding protein translates to MRSVRRLLAASAVLALAAGLTACSSSGSGSASNSSAPARPEVKGTVTVFAAASLKESFTELGKRFEAAYPGTTVTFNFGGSSALAQSIVSGAPVDVFAAASPATMKTVTDAKLTGGDPTVFVRNTLEIAVAKGNPKHIAALKDLTGVKTALCAKEVPCGAAAVTALNAAGVQLTPVTYEQDVKGALTKVELGEVDASLVYQTDVKADADKIEGVNFPEAAQAVNDYPIAALAKAPNSNGAAAFLGYVGSADARRVLTEAGFQAP, encoded by the coding sequence ATGCGCAGCGTCAGACGACTCCTCGCCGCCTCCGCCGTCCTCGCCCTCGCGGCCGGCCTGACCGCGTGCAGCAGCTCCGGCAGCGGCTCCGCCTCGAACAGCTCCGCCCCCGCCCGCCCCGAGGTCAAGGGCACCGTGACGGTGTTCGCGGCGGCCTCGCTGAAGGAGTCCTTCACCGAGCTGGGCAAGCGCTTCGAGGCGGCCTACCCGGGCACCACCGTGACCTTCAACTTCGGCGGCTCCTCCGCGCTGGCCCAGAGCATCGTCTCCGGCGCGCCGGTGGACGTGTTCGCCGCGGCCAGCCCGGCCACCATGAAGACCGTCACCGACGCCAAGCTGACCGGCGGCGACCCGACCGTGTTCGTCCGCAACACGCTGGAGATCGCCGTCGCCAAGGGCAACCCCAAGCACATCGCCGCCCTGAAGGACCTCACCGGCGTCAAGACCGCGCTGTGCGCCAAGGAGGTGCCGTGCGGCGCCGCCGCCGTCACCGCGCTGAACGCGGCCGGCGTGCAGCTCACCCCCGTCACCTACGAGCAGGACGTCAAGGGCGCCCTGACCAAGGTCGAGCTGGGCGAGGTCGACGCGTCGCTGGTGTACCAGACCGACGTCAAGGCCGACGCCGACAAGATCGAGGGCGTGAACTTCCCGGAGGCCGCGCAGGCCGTCAACGACTACCCGATCGCCGCCCTCGCCAAGGCGCCCAACAGCAACGGCGCCGCCGCGTTCCTCGGCTACGTCGGCTCCGCGGACGCCCGCCGGGTGCTCACCGAGGCCGGCTTCCAGGCGCCGTGA
- a CDS encoding cytochrome P450 encodes MTATRVPGPAGLPLIGSLLDLKRDALGTYLAARRDHGDVIRVQAGPPGLRAELWMVFSPEGAQQVLATEAANFRKDNVFYGEIRESFGNGLLTAQDADYLRQRRLVQPLFTRRRVDGYADAIGAETAALAARWAAAPDGVVDLGEEMNRFALRTVARVLFGQDVEEAVETVHHAFPVLNGFVRDRGFSPLRLPRQWPLPGHRKALAAERALYEVCDGIIARRAAEGADGRGGADGNAEGQDLLALLAAARDEDGNRLDPTELREQVLIFLLAGHETTATSLTFALHLLGKHPEQQARAHREAAELLADGRRPTAADYAELPYLTRVLKETMRLFPAAPSVGRRAVEATTVGGVTIPAGADVLVVPYVTHRHPGHWEDPERFDPERFTPEREAARHRYAWFPFGGGPRACIGQHFSMLESVLALAALLREFEVTAIDRDVPLGQGITLELHGPVRVRLTPRG; translated from the coding sequence ATGACCGCCACCCGCGTGCCCGGCCCGGCCGGGCTGCCGCTGATCGGCTCCCTGCTCGACCTCAAGCGCGACGCGCTCGGCACCTACCTCGCCGCCCGCCGCGACCACGGCGACGTGATCCGGGTGCAGGCCGGCCCGCCCGGGCTGCGCGCCGAGCTCTGGATGGTCTTCTCGCCCGAGGGCGCCCAGCAGGTGCTGGCCACCGAGGCCGCCAACTTCCGCAAGGACAACGTCTTCTACGGCGAGATCCGGGAGAGCTTCGGCAACGGCCTGCTCACCGCGCAGGACGCCGACTACCTGCGCCAGCGCCGCCTGGTCCAACCGCTGTTCACCCGCCGCCGGGTCGACGGCTACGCCGACGCGATCGGCGCCGAGACCGCCGCCCTGGCCGCCCGCTGGGCCGCCGCCCCCGACGGCGTCGTCGACCTCGGCGAGGAGATGAACCGCTTCGCGCTGCGCACCGTCGCCCGGGTCCTGTTCGGCCAGGACGTCGAGGAGGCCGTCGAGACGGTCCACCACGCCTTCCCGGTCCTGAACGGCTTCGTCCGCGACCGCGGCTTCTCCCCGCTGCGGCTGCCCCGGCAGTGGCCGCTGCCCGGGCACCGCAAGGCGCTCGCCGCCGAACGCGCCCTGTACGAGGTCTGCGACGGCATCATCGCGCGCCGCGCCGCCGAAGGGGCGGACGGGCGGGGCGGGGCCGACGGGAACGCCGAGGGCCAGGACCTGCTCGCACTGCTGGCCGCCGCCCGCGACGAGGACGGCAACCGGCTGGACCCCACCGAACTGCGCGAACAGGTGCTGATCTTCCTGCTGGCCGGCCACGAGACCACCGCCACCTCGCTCACCTTCGCCCTCCACCTGCTCGGCAAGCACCCCGAGCAGCAGGCCCGCGCCCACCGGGAGGCCGCCGAACTGCTCGCCGACGGCCGTCGCCCCACCGCCGCCGACTACGCCGAACTCCCTTACCTGACAAGGGTGCTGAAGGAGACCATGCGGCTCTTCCCGGCCGCGCCCTCGGTCGGCCGCCGGGCCGTCGAGGCCACCACGGTGGGCGGCGTCACCATCCCGGCCGGCGCCGACGTCCTGGTCGTCCCGTACGTCACCCACCGGCACCCCGGGCACTGGGAGGACCCGGAGCGCTTCGACCCCGAGCGCTTCACCCCCGAACGGGAGGCCGCCCGGCACCGCTACGCCTGGTTCCCGTTCGGCGGCGGCCCGCGCGCCTGCATCGGCCAGCACTTCTCGATGCTGGAGTCGGTGCTCGCGCTGGCCGCCCTGCTGCGCGAGTTCGAGGTCACCGCGATCGACCGGGACGTCCCGCTCGGCCAGGGCATCACCCTGGAACTGCACGGCCCCGTCCGGGTCCGGCTCACCCCGCGCGGCTGA
- a CDS encoding LppU/SCO3897 family protein — protein MPAANVTVRGHQGFLVMMRFLRVPGPFCRDCGTATLRRMTADSLWQGWWGVASAVINPVTMLMNLVVWLKLRKLPAPVPGAPGTPLPTGRPLYLRPQVLGLLIPVVAVGALLYSIQQDPDYADVGDCVHNSGSTLSPDVSVVDCGGSDADFRVVGRLSSSDADACTAFPEAEAGYWVDKGSSSYTLCLAGVTR, from the coding sequence GTGCCCGCCGCGAACGTCACGGTCCGCGGCCACCAGGGCTTCCTGGTGATGATGCGGTTCCTGCGGGTGCCCGGCCCGTTCTGCCGGGACTGCGGGACGGCGACCCTGCGGCGGATGACCGCGGACAGCCTGTGGCAGGGCTGGTGGGGCGTGGCCTCCGCGGTGATCAACCCGGTCACCATGCTGATGAACCTGGTCGTCTGGCTCAAGCTCCGGAAGCTGCCGGCCCCCGTCCCGGGCGCCCCGGGCACGCCGCTGCCCACCGGCCGCCCGCTGTACCTGCGGCCGCAGGTCCTCGGCCTGCTGATCCCCGTGGTCGCCGTCGGCGCGCTGCTCTACAGCATCCAGCAGGACCCGGACTACGCCGACGTGGGCGACTGCGTCCACAACAGCGGGTCCACCCTCTCCCCGGACGTCTCGGTCGTCGACTGCGGCGGCTCGGACGCCGACTTCCGGGTCGTGGGCCGGCTCTCCTCCTCCGACGCCGACGCCTGCACGGCGTTCCCCGAGGCCGAGGCCGGCTACTGGGTGGACAAGGGCAGCAGCTCGTACACCCTGTGCCTGGCCGGCGTCACCCGCTGA
- a CDS encoding MHYT domain-containing protein, translating to MGSMDHFSFGWLTPLLSYAMACAGAALGLRCTLRALSATGASRRNWLLTAAAAIGSGIWTMHFVAMFGFTVDGTALRYDVPLTVLSLLVAVAVVGLGVFVVGYGRHRGRSLLLGGLTTGVGVAGMHYLGMAAVRIHGELRYQAGAVALSVLIAVGAATAALWAAVTIRNAYAAAAAALVMGVAVSCMHYTGMAAVHVHMEPARTGLGGATPLEFVFPLAVGLGSFLFLTSAFVALSPTAQEHAAYREAGELAVEELGRAA from the coding sequence ATGGGATCGATGGACCACTTCAGTTTCGGCTGGCTCACGCCGCTGCTCTCCTACGCGATGGCCTGCGCCGGCGCCGCCCTCGGCCTGCGCTGCACCCTGCGGGCGCTGTCCGCCACCGGCGCCTCCCGGCGGAACTGGCTGCTCACCGCCGCCGCCGCGATCGGCTCCGGGATCTGGACGATGCACTTCGTCGCGATGTTCGGCTTCACCGTGGACGGCACCGCTCTGCGCTACGACGTCCCGCTGACCGTCCTCAGCCTGCTGGTCGCGGTCGCCGTGGTCGGCCTCGGGGTGTTCGTGGTCGGCTACGGCCGCCACCGGGGCCGCAGCCTGCTGCTCGGCGGCCTCACCACCGGCGTCGGCGTCGCCGGGATGCACTACCTCGGGATGGCCGCCGTCCGGATTCACGGCGAACTGCGCTACCAGGCGGGCGCGGTGGCGCTGTCCGTGCTGATCGCGGTCGGCGCCGCCACCGCCGCGCTCTGGGCCGCCGTCACCATCCGCAACGCGTACGCGGCGGCGGCCGCCGCGCTGGTGATGGGCGTCGCCGTCAGCTGCATGCACTACACCGGGATGGCCGCCGTCCACGTCCACATGGAACCCGCCCGGACCGGGCTCGGCGGCGCCACCCCGCTGGAGTTCGTCTTCCCGCTCGCGGTCGGACTCGGCTCCTTCCTCTTCCTCACCTCCGCCTTCGTCGCGCTCTCCCCGACCGCGCAGGAGCACGCTGCCTACCGCGAGGCCGGCGAACTCGCCGTCGAGGAACTCGGCCGCGCCGCCTGA
- a CDS encoding DUF742 domain-containing protein, whose amino-acid sequence MAYPPRRYLPGSPFGYPPPPARPVQWYDEDAGPMVRPYALTRGRTRPGRAFDLIALVVTDVPDPTVLPVGPEQAAILAVCRGNALSVAEIAADLDLPLGVVRVLLGDLFDAEHIRVSRPVPPELLPHEHVLQEVIHGLRAL is encoded by the coding sequence ATGGCCTACCCGCCCCGGCGCTACCTGCCCGGCTCCCCGTTCGGCTACCCGCCGCCGCCCGCCCGCCCCGTCCAGTGGTACGACGAGGACGCCGGTCCGATGGTCCGCCCCTACGCGCTCACCAGAGGCCGCACCCGCCCCGGCCGGGCCTTCGACCTGATCGCGCTGGTCGTCACCGACGTCCCCGACCCGACCGTGCTGCCGGTCGGCCCCGAGCAGGCCGCCATCCTGGCGGTCTGCCGGGGCAACGCCCTCTCCGTCGCCGAGATCGCCGCCGACCTCGACCTGCCGCTCGGCGTGGTCCGGGTGCTGCTCGGCGACCTGTTCGACGCCGAACACATCCGGGTCAGCCGCCCCGTCCCGCCGGAGCTGCTCCCGCACGAACACGTCCTCCAGGAGGTCATCCATGGGCTCCGTGCCCTCTGA
- a CDS encoding GTP-binding protein, which yields MGSVPSDSTDLALKILVAGGFGVGKTTLVGAVSEIKPLRTEEQLTAAGTHVDDLGGVERKTTTTVAMDFGRITIRTGLSVYLFGTPGQDRFWFLWDELARGALGAVVLADTRRLTDCFPAVDFFEHRGIPFVVAVNRFEGSRAFRPEDVSRALDLDPATPVVLCDARERASGKDVLISLVEHAGKAHAARLLARTRG from the coding sequence ATGGGCTCCGTGCCCTCTGACAGCACCGACCTGGCCCTGAAGATCCTGGTCGCGGGCGGCTTCGGCGTCGGCAAGACCACCCTGGTCGGGGCCGTCAGCGAGATCAAACCCCTGCGCACCGAGGAGCAGTTGACCGCCGCCGGCACCCACGTCGACGACCTCGGCGGCGTCGAGCGCAAGACCACCACCACGGTCGCCATGGACTTCGGCCGGATCACCATCCGCACGGGCCTGTCCGTCTACCTGTTCGGCACCCCCGGCCAGGACCGCTTCTGGTTCCTCTGGGACGAACTCGCCCGGGGCGCCCTCGGGGCCGTCGTCCTCGCCGACACCCGCCGCCTCACCGACTGCTTCCCCGCCGTCGACTTCTTCGAGCACCGCGGCATCCCCTTCGTGGTCGCCGTCAACCGCTTCGAGGGCAGCCGCGCCTTCCGCCCCGAGGACGTCTCCCGGGCCTTGGACCTCGACCCGGCGACCCCCGTGGTGCTCTGCGACGCCCGCGAACGGGCCTCCGGCAAGGACGTCCTGATCAGCCTGGTCGAACACGCCGGGAAGGCGCACGCGGCCCGGTTGCTGGCCCGGACCCGCGGCTGA
- a CDS encoding MFS transporter — protein MSASYLAVLRAPGAARLLPAALLGRLSYGTLPLSLLLATAATTGSYARAGWLTALFSAVSVLLFPTRAGLVDRYGPRRALPPMAAGYAAALLALAAATWRPGVPYPALLALAAAAGVLAPPLGPVTRAQWSVLAADPELRRRAYSLDTVAEELLYVTGPLLAGLLAAAARPAVGVLLSAALVLGGTLTLAAVAVPMPVPVPVRGAAATARSGTRHLLARARQPLSAAAGAGAGLAAFSLLAVVFAGRHGSAADVAWVEAALAAGSATGGLALGAVDWRAPAATRLTVLTAALAAALALAALAPTLPALTAVAALAGLAVAPTLTTAYLLTDELAAPAERTRAGAWVNSSFNAGSSTATALTGTLLAHLPPSSCLLLAATPPLAALALRRRA, from the coding sequence ATGTCCGCGTCCTACCTGGCCGTGCTGCGCGCCCCCGGCGCCGCCCGGCTCCTTCCGGCCGCCCTGCTCGGCCGCCTCTCCTACGGCACCCTGCCGCTCTCCCTGCTGCTCGCCACCGCCGCCACCACCGGCTCGTACGCCCGGGCCGGCTGGCTGACGGCCCTGTTCTCGGCGGTCAGCGTCCTGCTCTTCCCGACCCGCGCCGGACTGGTCGACCGGTACGGGCCGCGCCGGGCCCTGCCCCCGATGGCCGCCGGGTACGCCGCCGCCCTGCTCGCGCTGGCCGCCGCGACCTGGCGCCCCGGCGTCCCCTACCCGGCACTGCTGGCCCTCGCCGCCGCCGCGGGCGTCCTCGCCCCGCCGCTCGGGCCGGTCACCCGGGCCCAGTGGAGCGTGCTGGCCGCCGACCCCGAACTGCGCCGCCGGGCCTACAGCCTGGACACCGTCGCCGAGGAACTCCTGTACGTCACCGGCCCGTTGCTGGCCGGGCTGCTGGCCGCCGCGGCCCGTCCGGCCGTCGGGGTGCTGCTCAGCGCTGCCCTCGTCCTGGGCGGCACGCTGACCCTGGCGGCGGTGGCCGTCCCGATGCCCGTCCCGGTGCCCGTCCGGGGTGCGGCGGCCACCGCGCGCTCCGGCACCCGGCACCTGCTCGCCCGGGCCCGGCAGCCGCTGTCCGCCGCGGCGGGCGCCGGTGCGGGCCTGGCGGCGTTCTCGCTGCTGGCGGTGGTCTTCGCCGGACGCCACGGCAGCGCCGCGGACGTCGCCTGGGTGGAGGCGGCGCTGGCCGCCGGCAGCGCGACCGGCGGGCTGGCGCTCGGCGCGGTCGACTGGCGCGCCCCGGCCGCGACCCGGCTCACCGTGCTGACCGCGGCCCTCGCCGCAGCCCTCGCCCTCGCCGCCCTCGCGCCCACCCTCCCGGCCCTGACCGCCGTCGCCGCGCTGGCCGGCCTCGCCGTCGCCCCGACCCTCACCACCGCCTACCTCCTCACCGACGAACTCGCCGCCCCCGCCGAACGCACCCGCGCCGGGGCCTGGGTCAACTCCTCTTTCAACGCCGGGAGTTCCACCGCCACCGCGCTCACCGGCACGCTGCTCGCCCACCTCCCGCCGTCCAGCTGCCTGCTGCTCGCCGCCACCCCGCCGCTGGCCGCCCTCGCGCTGCGCCGGAGGGCGTAG